In Alteribacter keqinensis, the sequence CTTGGGGCATATGCGAAGGCAGAATTTGAAATTCTAAAAAAGAAGCATTCGGTTATTGGTGAGATCCGTGCTGTCGGGCTTATGATCGGGATTGAGATTGTAGATCCTGAAACCGGAAAAGGGGACGGAGAGGCTCTTTTTAACATTCTTGATAAGGCTTTGGAGAACGGGGTACTCTTCTATTTTTGCGGAAACGAAAGTGAAGTGATCCGTATGATTCCGCCTCTTACTGTTACAAAAGAGCAGGTTGATGAAGGCCTGAAAATGCTTGATGACGCAATCTCAGCTTTTGTAGAGGAAAAAGAAAGCCAATACGGGATTTCTGCTTTATAATGACCGACGGATTGCCATTGAGAAAGAAGCTGGCGGGTAATAATAAGACCCGGCAGCTTCTTTTTGTTTTGCATAGAAAAGAATGTCTTTGAACTCCTTCAAATACCCTTTCACCTTTTTATAAACCAGCATAGCTTATCTATATAATGTGTCTTTTTCTGGAGGAAACAAAGATGAGCATGAAACCGATAAAAATAAAGCGAAGAAACAAGTATAAAATGTACCTTGCCATGAAAAGAGCTGAAGAGCTTGCTCCACATCTTCCGCATACACAAAAATGGGTGGGTAAAAGAAGGTTATATCAAATGTTGGATGAGCACGGGGAGATAGTGATAAAGCCGAACAGAGGACTTAAGGGAAAAAATATTTATTTTGTCTTAAAGCAAGATGACAGCTACGTCGTACAAATTTTTGATGATCAGTTTTCACTTAATACCAGACTTGAATTATACAATTTTTTACGAGATCGGATTGGAAGGGTACCCTATATTATTCAAAAAAGAATCCACACGGCAGTGGTCAATGGCAACCCTTTTGATATGCGGGTCATTATCCAGCGCAATTCCATTGATGATCCATGGACGGTTACAGGT encodes:
- a CDS encoding YheC/YheD family protein, which produces MSMKPIKIKRRNKYKMYLAMKRAEELAPHLPHTQKWVGKRRLYQMLDEHGEIVIKPNRGLKGKNIYFVLKQDDSYVVQIFDDQFSLNTRLELYNFLRDRIGRVPYIIQKRIHTAVVNGNPFDMRVIIQRNSIDDPWTVTGYKLRVAGDGKLITNANTGGSVMSFKEAMRNCNIPPKKQKGLLKKIKQVSLLSAEVLGPSYNYQLIFGTDVGVMQDGSIHVFEINRGPAIRGFTPDQMKTINQYIKAGRKAKKEFKSKKGLSN